The Aureimonas mangrovi genome contains the following window.
CCTCGCCCCGCCGCACGGCCGTCTCGACGAGATCGGCGCTGCCCAGGTTCCAGCGAACGGAGGAAAGGCCGGAGAGGCCCGTCGTCTCGATGCCGCGAGAAGGATTGCGGCTGCCCATTTCTTCCATGTCGACGACACTCCGTGACTCAAAGTCGTTTTTGACGCGAGGGCCGCGCAGATACGGTGAACCAGCGGGCGCGGCAAGCCAAAATCGAGCAATTTACTTCGCGCGTCCAGTATTCAATCGTTTAAATCTGAAACGCCCGACTTTTAATCGTTTTGCACTGCGTTGCGCTCTTGCCGAGGCATCGCGCCATGCCCACGCGAAGCTTCGGCACCTTTCGCGCGCCCGAGCGTTTGCAGGATCGAAGCGGGCGCACGAGCCCGCCACCGCAATCGCATGGAAGGACGCGACATGACCGACAATTCGCCCGAGGCTTTCTGGGAGCTCGTCGACGGATACGACACGTGCATGGTGACGACGCGCGACGGCAATTCCCTCCGCGCCCGGCCCATGGCGCCCAAGGTCTCGAAGGACCGGCGCGAAATCCTCTTCGTGACGGATCGCTCGTCGCACAAGGTCGATGAGATCGAGGCGAACCCGAGCGTTGCCTGCGCCTTTGCCAAGCACGGCGAATATCTTTCGGTGACGGGGACCGCGAGAGTCTCGACCGACCGAGCGCTTATCGACACGGCCTGGGACGCGGAGGTCGAGGCCTGGATGCCGGACGGCAAGGATGGGCCGAACGTCGCGATCCTCGCCGTCACGCCCGAGGCGGCCGAGATCTGGGACGTGAAGACCAACAAGATCGCGCGGGCCTACGAACTCGCCAAGGCGTATCTCGGCGACAAGGACCGCCCCGACGTCGGCGATCACGCCAAGGTCCGTCTCTGATCGCGCCGCCCGTCGATTCGTTCGGCGGGCTCGCTGGAGCCGTTTTCGCCGCCGGGGGGTGGGCTCCCGGCGGCATTTTTACGTGCAATTTCGGGGGCCTTCGCCCGAAAACTTTGCATTCGTGTGTAAAATGCCACATTTGAGAGGAGAATGCCGGCGCGAAAGATCGGCGGAGCCCTCGGGTTCGCGTCGACGAAGAGCGCCGAGGGGCGGTATCCAACCGCCCGCGGCCAAGCGGAGCACGGAAAACGAATGGCAACGATCGCCTTGGTGGACGACGACCGGAATATCCTGACGTCGGTTTCGATCGCGCTGGAAAACGAGGGATACCGCGTCGAGACCTACACGGATGGCGCGTCGGCCCTCGAAGGCCTGTCCGCCCGGCCTCCGCATCTGGCGATCTTCGACATCAAGATGCCGCGCATGGACGGGATGGAGCTCCTGCGTCGGCTGCGCCAGAAGTCGGACCTGCCGGTGATCTTCCTCACCTCGAAGGACGAGGAGATCGACGAGCTGTTCGGCCTCAAGATGGGCGCCGACGACTACATCCGCAAACCCTTCTCGCAGCGCCTGCTCGTGGAGCGCGTTCGCGCCATCCTTCGACGCGGCGCGGCACGCGAAGCCGGCGTGAAGACGGGGCCTGCCCCGGAATCCTCGCTGGAGCGCGGCCAGCTCGTGATGGATCAGGAGCGCCACACCTGCACCTGGACCGGCATGCCGGTGACGCTGACCGTCACCGAGTTCCTGATCCTGCATGCGCTTGCCCAGCGGCCCGGCGTCGTGAAGAGCCGCGACGCGCTGATGGACGCGGCCTATGACGAACAGGTCTATGTCGACGACCGCACGATCGACAGCCACATCAAGCGGCTTCGCAAGAAGTTCAAGGCGATCGACGACGACTTCGATATGATCGAGACGCTCTACGGGGTAGGATATCGCTTCCGCGAGGTCTGACGCCCCGTATCCGTCCGGCCGGCCTCGGCCGGCATGACGCAGACGAAAGCGCCGATTTGGTTTCGACAACGCACACGCACACCGGCGAGGGGAACCGTCCGAAGCGGACCTTCACCGCGCGCGTGCGAAGGCGCTGGCGGCGCGTGCCGATGCTGCGCCGCCTGGTGCTGCGCGGCCGCTGGCTCCTCGGCCACTCGATCTTCTCTTCGCTGACACGGCGCATTGTCTTCCTTAACCTCGTCGCGCTGATCGTTCTCGTCTCCGGCATCCTCTATCTCAACCAGTTCCGCGCCGGACTGATCGACGCGCGCGTCGAAAGCCTTCTCACGCAGGGCGAGATCATCGCCAGCGCCATCGCCTCCTCGGCGACGGTCGAGACGAACTCGATCTCGCTCGACCCCGAGCGCCTCCTGGAACTCCAGGCCGGGTCGACGCTGCAACCGGGCGCCGAACTCAACGACAATCTCGACTTCCCGATCAACCCGGAACAGGTCGCGCCCCTCTTGCGCCGCCTGATCTCCCCGACACGCACGCGCGCACGGATCTACGACCGCGACGCCAACCTGATCCTCGATTCGCGCCATCTCTACTCACGCGGCCAGATCCTTCGCTACAATCTGCCGCCGCTGGAGGAGGAGCCGCAGAACGTCTTCGAGTGGATGGGAGACGAGGTGGGCAAGCTCTTCCGGAACAACTCGCTGCCGGTCTATCGCGAGACGCCAGGCGGCTCGGGCACGACCTATCCCGAAGTGATGAGCGCGCTGACGGGGGGCCCCTCCACCGTCGTGCGCGCCACCGAAAACGGCGAACTCATCGTCTCGGTCGCCGTGCCGATCCAGCGCTTCCGGGCCGTGCTCGGCGTCCTGATGCTGTCGACGCAGGGCGGCGACATCGACAAGATCGTGCAGGCCGAGCGCATGGCGATCGTGCGCGTCTTCGCGGTCGCCGCTCTCGTCGTCATCGTGCTGTCGACGCTTCTGGCCTCAACCATCGCCAACCCGCTGCGGCGCCTGTCGGCGGCCGCCATCCGCGTGCGACGCTCGGTCAACGCGCGCGAGGAAATCCCGGACTTCGGCGACCGGACCGACGAGGTCGGCAATCTCGCCTCGGCCCTTCGCGGCATGACCAACGCGCTTTACGCGCGCATGGACGCGATCGAGAGCTTCGCGGCCGATGTCAGCCACGAGCTCAAGAACCCGCTGACCTCCCTGCGGTCGGCCGTGGAGACGCTGCCGCTCGCGCGCAACGACGATTCGCGCGAGCGGCTGCTCGCCATCATCCAGCACGACGTGAAGCGGCTGGACCGCCTCATCACCGACATCTCGGACGCCTCGCGCCTCGATGCGGAGCTTTCGCGCGAGGTCACGCATCGTGTCGATCTGGCAGCGCTCGTCTCCTCCGTGATCGACGGCGCGCGCGCCCATGAGCGCGAAGGGCAGACGATCCGCTTCGACTTCGCCACCATTCCGGCGCCCGCCGGCGGGCCGAAGGGCTTTCGCGTGGCCGGACACGACCTGCGCCTCAGCCAGGTCTTCACCAACCTCATCGAGAACGCGCGCTCCTTCGTGCCGCAGGACAACGGGATCATCACCGTGCGCATGCGCCGGCTCGCCAAACGCGTCGCCGTCACCATCGAGGACAACGGCCCGGGCATCCAGGCCGAGAAGATCGAGCGCATCTTCGAGCGCTTCTACACCGACCGTCCGGCCGGGGAGGCCTTCGGCCAGAATTCCGGCCTCGGCCTGTCGATCTCGCGCCAGATCATCGAGGCGCACGGTGGCACGGTCTTCGCCGAGAACGTCTTCGATCCGAAGCAGCCCACGAGAATCCTCGGCGCGCGCTTCACGGTGCATCTGCCGGCTGAGGACTGAGCTTGACCGAGACGGTGCACGCCTCGCTGATCGCCATCGACAGAAAAGGCGTCTTCATCCTCGGCGCATCGGGGAGCGGCAAGTCGTCGCTCGCGCTCTCGCTCCTGCGCGCGGCCCGCCGCGAGGGGATGGAAGCCGCGCTCGTCGCCGACGACCGAGTGGTGGTCGAGAGGCGGGACGGCTTGCTGAGCGGACGCGCGCCGGAGGTCCTTTCCGGCCTCGTCGAAATCCGCGGGATCGGCATCCTGCGCCTGCCCGTCGCGCCGCAGGCGTCCCTCACGCTTGTCGTCGAACTCGTGCCTGTGCCGGAGCGCATGCCCGATTGCGCGGAGATTGCGATTTCAGGTGTGCGCCTGCGCCGCATCCTTCTGCCCGAGCGCCAGGCGCCGTTCGGTGCCGATCTCGTGCTGACGCTGCTTCTGGCCGACGGCCCGGCAGTGCAAAATGACCGAGACGTGAGAAGGCGTCCATAAGATCGCGGCATTCTTGCCGCTTTCTGGAATAATTCCGCATCGCACGCTGGCGGGCCTTGTGGCGCTCAACACAGCAGCGCAGTATCGCGCCGTTTTCACCATTTTCCGGATTGCGGATGGAGTTTGTGCCTTCATGATCGGCCTCGTGCTCGTTACCCACGGTCAACTCGCACGCGAGTTCAAGGCGGCCGTGGAGCATGTCGTCGGACCGCAGGAGGCTTTCGAGACTGTCTCGATCGGGCCCGAAGACGACATGGAGCAGCGCCGCGAGGACATCGTCGCCTCGGTGCGGCGGGCCGATCGCGGCCGCGGCGTCATCATCCTGACGGACATGTTCGGCGGCACGCCCTCCAACCTCGCTATCTCGGTGATGGAAGCGCAGTCGGTGGACGTGCTGGCCGGCGTGAACCTTCCGATGCTCATCAAGCTCGCCAGCGTGCGCGCGGAGCGCCCGATGGAGCAGGCGCTGGTCGAGGCGCAGGAGGCCGGGCGCAAGTACATCACCGTGGCCAGCCGCGTTCTTTCCGGACAATAGAGCGATGAACGATCACGTTCCCTCTTCCGACTGCGCGCGCGACGCCGGCACGGGGGCGGAACCCGGACCGCGCACCCTGACCATCGTCAACCGTCGCGGCCTACACGCTCGGGCCTCCGCCAAGTTCGTCCAGACCGCCGAGGCCTTCGACGCCGAACTGACGATCGGGCGCGACGGGCTGTGCGTCGGCGGTCAGTCGATCATGGGACTGATGATGCTGGCGGCCGCGCAGGGAACCACGATCGAGGTCAGCGCCGCCGGCCCGCAGGCAAAGGAAGCGCTCGACGCGATCGAGGCTCTGGTCCGCGGCGGCTTCGGCGAGGAGTGCTAAGGCGCCCGCGAGTCCGGCTCCGTCGCCAAGGCGGATATAAAGGAATGTTTATATCCGCTTGTCGCATAGCCCCGGCGTTGGTAGACAACGGCTGAATGCCTTTTCTCCCACGATAGCGGATCGCAATTCATGGCCGACGCCACGGACTACATCGTCAAGGACATCGCGCTTGCGGACTGGGGCCGCAAGGAAATCGAAATCGCAGAGACCGAGATGCCGGGCCTGATGGCCTGCCGCGAGGAGTTCGGTACCGAAAAGCCGCTCCAGGGCGCGCGCATCACCGGCTCGCTGCACATGACCATCCAGACGGCGGTGCTCATCGAGACGCTGCAGGCGCTGGGCGCCGAGGTCCGCTGGGCCTCGTGCAACATCTTCTCCACGCAGGACCACGCCGCGGCCGCGATCGCCGCGACGGGCACCCCGGTCTTCGCCGTGAAGGGCGAGAGCCTCGAGGAATACTGGACCTATACCGACCGCATCTTCCAATGGGCCGACGGCCAGCCCTCCAACATGATCCTCGACGATGGCGGCGACGCCACGATGTACATCCTGATCGGCGCGCGGGCGGAAGCAGGCGAGGATGTCCTGTCGAACCCCGAGAGCGAGGAAGAGGAAATCCTCTTCGCGCAGATCAAGAAGCGCATGGGTGAGACGCCGGGATTCTTCGCCCGGCAGCGCGACGCCATCCGGGGCGTGACCGAGGAGACGACGACCGGCGTCAACCGGCTTTATCAGTTGCAGAAGAAGGGCCTCCTGCCTTTCCCCGCGATCAACGTGAACGATTCGGTCACCAAGTCGAAGTTCGACAACAAGTATGGCTGCAAGGAATCGCTCGTCGACGGCATCCGCCGCGGCACCGACGTGATGATGGCGGGCAAGGTCGCGGTCGTGTGCGGCTACGGCGATGTCGGCAAGGGCTCGGCCGCCTCGCTCGCGGGCGCCGGCGCACGCGTCAAGGTGACGGAGGTCGATCCGATCTGCGCCCTGCAGGCGGCGATGGACGGCTTCGAGGTCGTCACGCTCGA
Protein-coding sequences here:
- a CDS encoding pyridoxamine 5'-phosphate oxidase family protein, producing the protein MTDNSPEAFWELVDGYDTCMVTTRDGNSLRARPMAPKVSKDRREILFVTDRSSHKVDEIEANPSVACAFAKHGEYLSVTGTARVSTDRALIDTAWDAEVEAWMPDGKDGPNVAILAVTPEAAEIWDVKTNKIARAYELAKAYLGDKDRPDVGDHAKVRL
- a CDS encoding response regulator transcription factor; this translates as MATIALVDDDRNILTSVSIALENEGYRVETYTDGASALEGLSARPPHLAIFDIKMPRMDGMELLRRLRQKSDLPVIFLTSKDEEIDELFGLKMGADDYIRKPFSQRLLVERVRAILRRGAAREAGVKTGPAPESSLERGQLVMDQERHTCTWTGMPVTLTVTEFLILHALAQRPGVVKSRDALMDAAYDEQVYVDDRTIDSHIKRLRKKFKAIDDDFDMIETLYGVGYRFREV
- a CDS encoding sensor histidine kinase translates to MLRRLVLRGRWLLGHSIFSSLTRRIVFLNLVALIVLVSGILYLNQFRAGLIDARVESLLTQGEIIASAIASSATVETNSISLDPERLLELQAGSTLQPGAELNDNLDFPINPEQVAPLLRRLISPTRTRARIYDRDANLILDSRHLYSRGQILRYNLPPLEEEPQNVFEWMGDEVGKLFRNNSLPVYRETPGGSGTTYPEVMSALTGGPSTVVRATENGELIVSVAVPIQRFRAVLGVLMLSTQGGDIDKIVQAERMAIVRVFAVAALVVIVLSTLLASTIANPLRRLSAAAIRVRRSVNAREEIPDFGDRTDEVGNLASALRGMTNALYARMDAIESFAADVSHELKNPLTSLRSAVETLPLARNDDSRERLLAIIQHDVKRLDRLITDISDASRLDAELSREVTHRVDLAALVSSVIDGARAHEREGQTIRFDFATIPAPAGGPKGFRVAGHDLRLSQVFTNLIENARSFVPQDNGIITVRMRRLAKRVAVTIEDNGPGIQAEKIERIFERFYTDRPAGEAFGQNSGLGLSISRQIIEAHGGTVFAENVFDPKQPTRILGARFTVHLPAED
- a CDS encoding HPr kinase/phosphorylase — protein: MTETVHASLIAIDRKGVFILGASGSGKSSLALSLLRAARREGMEAALVADDRVVVERRDGLLSGRAPEVLSGLVEIRGIGILRLPVAPQASLTLVVELVPVPERMPDCAEIAISGVRLRRILLPERQAPFGADLVLTLLLADGPAVQNDRDVRRRP
- a CDS encoding PTS sugar transporter subunit IIA → MIGLVLVTHGQLAREFKAAVEHVVGPQEAFETVSIGPEDDMEQRREDIVASVRRADRGRGVIILTDMFGGTPSNLAISVMEAQSVDVLAGVNLPMLIKLASVRAERPMEQALVEAQEAGRKYITVASRVLSGQ
- a CDS encoding HPr family phosphocarrier protein, whose product is MNDHVPSSDCARDAGTGAEPGPRTLTIVNRRGLHARASAKFVQTAEAFDAELTIGRDGLCVGGQSIMGLMMLAAAQGTTIEVSAAGPQAKEALDAIEALVRGGFGEEC
- the ahcY gene encoding adenosylhomocysteinase, whose product is MADATDYIVKDIALADWGRKEIEIAETEMPGLMACREEFGTEKPLQGARITGSLHMTIQTAVLIETLQALGAEVRWASCNIFSTQDHAAAAIAATGTPVFAVKGESLEEYWTYTDRIFQWADGQPSNMILDDGGDATMYILIGARAEAGEDVLSNPESEEEEILFAQIKKRMGETPGFFARQRDAIRGVTEETTTGVNRLYQLQKKGLLPFPAINVNDSVTKSKFDNKYGCKESLVDGIRRGTDVMMAGKVAVVCGYGDVGKGSAASLAGAGARVKVTEVDPICALQAAMDGFEVVTLEDAAPTADIVITTTGNKDVVTLDTMRSLKDMAIVGNIGHFDNEIQVASLKNLKWTNIKPQVDMVTFADGKRMILLSEGRLLNLGNATGHPSFVMSASFTNQTLAQIELFTKGEKYANEVYVLPKHLDEKVARLHLAKLGAKLSVLSDEQAAYIGVTPQGPFKSDQYRY